Below is a window of Equus quagga isolate Etosha38 chromosome 4, UCLA_HA_Equagga_1.0, whole genome shotgun sequence DNA.
TGCGTGATTTAGCCCCACCGAGACAAGGTCACTGACTTGAAGACTCCTGGACACCAGTCCTTCATCATACCACCAGTGGAAACTGTTCACAGGAGGGAGCAGAATGGGGTACAGAATCAAGAGGAACCAAAGTCCGCACTTTCCTGCCATGTTAACTGAACGTCAGAGTGAGTAGAATATAACTAAAGAGTCAGAGCAATGGAACAAAGTGCTGCCCTGTGTCAAACCACTCCTGTGCTCGTCCCTTGAGAACCTTTGGGCAAGCTTCTCACACAAGCCATTTCAATAATACAGTTAGATTCCCCCTTAAGACCTTCACTGACACACCCAATGACAACATTCTTATCAACCACAGCCAACTATAAGTCCTCCCTCTGGCTTCTCTTCTGTGCTTTGTAAATATACACATCTTTTTCAGGATCATAGTGAACCTTACTCACAGTAAATTGCCTCTCCAGCATCGCTAAGAAGTTGCTATCCCGTTCATAGCGAATTCGGCAGGCTAAAAGAATCACGGAGTGGTTGCTACAGAGGTGTTCCAGTGTCTGAAGAAGATCTGTGAATGTTTCTTCTAAATATATGATATCAGCTCCAAGTATCAGGTCAAATTCTCCAGATgaaaaactccccaaattttGTCCCCAGGTCAGCTCCTTAACAACAGCTTTGGGTTGGATATGGGGAGGTAAGTTGGCTTGAACGTTTGACTTAAGAAAGTCTAACGCTACTTTTCGATCGGTGATAGTCACGTGAGCACCTGGAAAGTGGGCAGAGAGAAAGTAGGGTGCACATCAGTATGAGTCACGGTAGGGTCAAGTTACAGGGGGGTGGGGGTCTCTAAATAGTCCACCCGATATGCAAAGATCCTGCCCTCCACGGACGGCAGCGTAGATCAGAACGATGACCAGTGGCTCCCGTACTACCTGACGGTGAAAGTGAGGCTTTGGTTTGCGTCCATGACACACCTGCTGTTTGCTGAAGCTGTGCCTATAAAATATGGAGTCCCCAAGTGACAACAAGCTAGCTGATGCTTCTGAACATctgcaggcagggctggcccacCCCCACAGGTGTCTACCACTGTACTTCACTCATCATTAGGTCACGATCTTCAGGTCAATAGGCCTCAGGGTGAAGAGGAAGCCAAGAGTGAAACATCTGGGAGCAAATGACTGTGAAGATGACAGGATACCAAGAACAGGGAAGGCTACTTTCCGGgattaaagctttaaaaagaatcaaGGAAGAGATTTAATTGGCCACCAAGAAATCCCTGTCCACCTCTCCTTATGCTGTTATGAAGCAGCCAACTTATATGTATCTATGTAATAAGTACAAATATTGAAACATGGTAAACTTAGAAATTACTAGATTGTACTAAAATACTGTAGGTTAAAACGTGAGATCATGTTCTCTAAGTGCTAAGTTTCTATGTGCGGCATATAAAACTAACGAggcaatattttattaatctgttTTTGTGGGTTGTTTCCACGAACTAAGAGACCCAAGTTTTTAAACCAATATGGCTGAGAAGACTGAACTGTAGTTACCCTTACGGTGAAGCAACCACATGAGGTCAGCCCTGAAACACCTCATCGACATTGTAGTCACAATATAATGCATGCCATCCTGTTTAGTTTTGGCCCTgtaaattctgaattttaaaataatgtttcattctttcatgaaattatttccatttgCACCTCTCTTCAGTGTGTCATCTTTATGGGTGATCCCTCAGGACTCCAGACCAGCCGAGTGAGCACCACTTCAGCTTATACTTAACGTTTCTTATCCTGACTGGTAGGATTGGGGCAGGGTGTAATTCAACTCACCATTGACAGTCCTGAGTGCGATGCTGGTGAAAATGCTCCAGCTGTTAGATTTCACAAGCACGCGCTGACCACTGACCATTCCCTGCTCGTGCTGCTGATGAGCAGAGTTCCTGACACTTCATCTGTCCTGATAAGGGAAATCACAGCCTTTTCTCGGTTTGACTTAGAACTTTATCTCTAGATTTCTTCACAGTCTACACAGCACTCTGCTGGCAAAACTAGAGTAATCTAGTCTTTAGCATGTCGCCTCAGTGTTCATTTTAACAGCCCTTAGATGGAGCCCCTCTCCAATGCCTGTCTCAGGGGTTTCTGACGCTACTTCTAACCTGCTGGGTGTTCCAGGAGTCTTAATAGGATCTTAACGTCAGTTGACCATTCCCCTGTAACATCCATCAATTCTACAAATATCTAAGTGGCTACCATCAGCTGTGGGACTAAACCCCTAGCCTCACAGAGCTGACACTCAAGTGAGGAGAGAGGCAAtagagtgttttaaaaatagaacatccAGCCTGTTAGCAGGAAAGAGAGACGTGGAATGTCATGAGTGAGGGAGGTGGGCAGAAAGGGAAGTCCTCGCCAAGAAGGGGCACTTGGGCACAGGCCTGAAAGAAGTGAGGGGAC
It encodes the following:
- the METTL21A gene encoding protein N-lysine methyltransferase METTL21A; this encodes MALVPYEEAAAVGLQKFHKPVATFSFADRTIRIRQDWRQLGVAAVVWDAAVVLAAYLEMGAVELRGRAAVELGAGTGLVGIVAALLGAHVTITDRKVALDFLKSNVQANLPPHIQPKAVVKELTWGQNLGSFSSGEFDLILGADIIYLEETFTDLLQTLEHLCSNHSVILLACRIRYERDSNFLAMLERQFTVSKVHYDPEKDVYIYKAQKRSQREDL